CGTAACTTATTTTGGGAGGAACCAAATTTACTTGAtaagtaattttaaatgaaataaaatttacttaattCTGAGCAAAACTTGAAAGCAAAAGATAGTAAGAGCTGTGTTAAGTGATTAATGGAAAATAGGCTAGGATCAAAGTTTGCCATCTTAATCCATGAAATGACTTATACATACACAGACAATGGCAAACAGATACAATAACTCAACCATAATTACATATTCTTAAACTCAGGATAAAGTTAAGAACTTTCTGTAAAGTATGCATTCACTAAGGAAATCATTCTTaggactaaataaaataattacatattcatttgaaaatgtttgaCGCTACTACCAGAACAAGGTATATTTTAAGATAGTTTGCTCTATTATTTAGGTCTAATTAGTTAGTGATTTGGAAAcccaaagaatatattttatgaatttcagtgccttcctcctccctaacACACTGGTACAAATCCATACAAATGCCCTGGAGCAAGCAAGCACTGAACATGCAGCAAGTGAAGGAATGCTTACAGTGGAAGAAGCTACCCTTTCAGGTGGCTAAAGGTGGTACAACTCGAGACACAGGAACTAGGAGATGAAAGTAGAGGGGAGCTACGTCACTTCCCTCAAACTCGGCGTTTGGTTGTGTGTTCGCATGCGGGTTCAATATGCGTATCGAAAAGTGTTATTTCTGTTCTGGGCCAATCTATCCCGGCCACGGCATGATGTTCGTCCGCAATGATTGTAAGGTGTTCACATTCTGTAAATCCAAATgtcataaaaactttaaaaagaagcgTAATCCTCGCAAGGTCAGGTGGACTAAAGCATTCCGGAAGGCAGCTGGTAAAGAGCTTACAGTGGATAATTCATTTgaatttgaaaaatgtagaaatgaacCTGTCAAGTACCAGCGAGAGCTATGGAATAAAACTATTGATGCAATGAAGAGAGTCGAAGAAATTAAACAGAAACGCCAAGCTAAATTTATAATGAAcaggttaaagaaaaataaagaactacAGAAAGTTCAGGACATCAAAGAGGTCAAGCAAAACATCCATCTTATCCGGGCTCCTCTTGCAGGCAAAGGAAAGCAGCTGGAAGAAAAAATGGTACTGCAATTACAACAGGATGTGGACATGGAAGATATTTCTTAGAAATCTTCTGTCTGTAACCATTTCTATATGTGCTTTTGAAAATCTCTTCTTGAGACTTGGAACTTCTAAAGTattgctgtattttttttgtgAGGGCACTCAAATGAAaggtaattaaaaatacatttctcctACATTGCTATCTATAAAATATCAGATGTTATGGATGTTAGACTGTGTCTCAACTTTAAACCTTCACTGATAAGTTGTACTATGTAAATCATGAAAATTCTGTTTGTAAGTATAGAAGTGAATTGTGGGCATAAAATGGTCATGTCATTCGGATAATGGCCCTAGGCAGCTTTTATGTAATAAGTAATGACAAAATTCATGGCTAATGATACATAAAACTTTCTTTGCAGTAAGATACTCCCTTTATTAATGCTATAGAAGAGGGGCTCAATAAGGAACTAACAATCTGTGTGAAGATTGACCTCAAGTGatacttttattttaagatttcctGTTTTGGTGTTATTAGCATCTTCTATGAGCATTTTGGCCCCCGGAGATTGAGGCCTAATTATAAGTGTTCTGCTAGCCAGTTGTGGATGTTATAGGTGAGAGCTGAATAATCTTTTCTTGAAATGGCTCTAAACTTGATTAATTTCCACGAACTTGAGATTCCTGGTGGGACAAGCTTTATTTTTCCAGCTTGGCACTAATTTAGAAGCAGAGGAATCCCAgtgccttttaaaatttgttgcgtTGTTTTCTTTACAAAAGCCTTGTTTTTGGAAAATAGAGCTTATGGGTAGAGTGTTGgttcattatttgcatatgaaataaaatcatttctaaaGTAAGTGCCTATATATTTATTACTTGAAGGTACTAAACAAAGTAAGATGTCTCTATTACATGGGAGAAAAGAACTTCCCTCACACATATAACTTAAGTAGGAGATGTATTTAGAGAACCATATCCCTCgtgtttctatatttttatattatttagtttttaaGTATGTTAATAGTTAAATCTATCAGCTTTTATATTGAAGTTCATTAGGCCATGATTTAGCTTATATAACTATAAAACAATggctaaatttttatttcagtattagGTAGAAAATAAAGTGTACTCACTGGACCATGTGTCAGACGACTTGAATTCCAGTGTGGTCCTGTCTTTGTGTTCTTGTTTATAAAATATGGTTTATTTGTAGACAACATTATTGCTATGAAGATGAGGGGaaataatattacatatataataaaagaCATCTGTAAAAATTCTAGGGaattttcacttgaaaaaaaaaaaaaaaaaaaaaaagaaagtagaggggaagggaaagagaaagaatagtCCCCATTGTTTTCTCTAGTTTTGGCATCAATTCGTCTGAAGGCACCAAAATGTTTGTACCCAATTACATAAGTGTGAGCATTAAAACTTAGCTAACATAACTTTAACTTACAGGTATGATAAATACAACACTAAATAAATTATAAGTCAAAGCCTGCTGCAATACACATCACTAAAAAGTATATATTACACTTGCtcatataataaacattttaaagaacataTTGCTTCATTTTCTATCTTTGCTACTAAACTGTAAGCTCTGTAAGGACAAGGATCTTATCTTGTTTATTAAGGTATCAGAGTATAagactgcctggcacatagtcgGTGAtccattaatatttgttgaaagaatcaataagtttttaaaaatgaagcccCAGATTAACCCTCATAAGCAGTATTCGATATTACAAATATtctaatgtaaaaagaaaaaagaaaacaccctgaCACCTTTTGTAATGGGCTCTATCCATTaaaacagagaacaaaacaaaacaaacacagtaTATTAAGACCATCCCATTGATACAGAGCCAAAGAAATTTTCTCAAATCCAGCAATACATATAAACATCTTCCTTGAATAAATGATTCAGGTTAACATGTACTTTGAATCTGAATTAGTCTTACTTTTCCACACTGCCTGTGGCCAGAAATATCACCATGAAATTGTCATGGGGTAGTTTTAGCCTATAATTTATAGATGATAATTCATATTCTTACAATATTCCACTTGATAATATCACAGAGAAAAAAGACTTAAATGGTAGCGATAGCTCAAATTCAATTCAGCCACTTCTTCCtacatatttaatgtattttctggATAATTCCCATGTTTACTGTGCCTAGCTTATCGCAGATAACAAACAAACACAATGAATTTTTCTCACTGGTGAAGACTGGCTGAGAATTACAACATCTCTAGCTTGcacggtgtgccagtttgaatatactgtgtcccccaaatgccattatctttgatgtaaccttgtgtgggcagatgttatcagtgttgattagattgtaattctttgagcgtttcttTGGACTGgcccccatccagctgtgggtgatgactctgattggattatttccatggaggtgttgctccacccattcagggtgggtctaaattgagtcactggagccatataaatgagctgacagacagagggaactcagtgcagctgtgagtgatgttctgaagaggagctatagctaagagggacactttgaagaaagcacaggagctgcagatgagagacagtttgaagatggctgttgaaaacaaactcttgctccggagaagctaagagaggacaaataccccaagtgcaactaagagtgacatttttgaggaatcacagcctagagaggaatgtcccaggagGAAGTTGTTCTGAAACAGAACTGTGGAGcggacaccaaccacgtgccttcccagcaacagaagttttctggacaccattggccatcctccaatgaaggtacctgattgttgatgtcctaccttggatactttatggccttaagactgtaactgtgtaaccatataaaccccttttacgaaagccagtccatctctggtgttttgcattccggcagcactagcaaactagaacactcggTAAACTTCTTAGTAGTTAAAAGACTAGAAAAGTAAGCAGGCCCACTTCAGGCAGAAGTCCCTCTATCCCTATTAAGCTCCAGTCCTAGGACATATGCCAGCAATCTCTTCCCAAACCTCCATAACATTTGGTTACCTCAACTCTGTGACATatcaaaaatgagaagaaatacatTCCTCTCTTGACCTCTAATAAATGCCCTAAATAATAATTCTTTCTTCAAAGGTGGAAAAGGCCACAttagaaattgttgaccaaaccAGGCTCTGGCTCCAGCATTGCCACCAGTGATCCAACAACTCCTAGCACAGGTGCTAATCTCTTATTTATTGCAAAAAATGGTGGTTCCAGGAATGGTAAAGTCACCTTTCCACTTTAACAAATTCACCTAAAAAGTATAGTCGGGCAATTCAATTAGCACTAGTAGGAGAAAACCAAATGGAGTTACAGTCACAACTccagttaaatataaaaagatacagaCCTGTCATTTTGCCCTCAAGAGGTGAACTGCAAATCATTAAGATTACatgcaaaaacaaagcaaacaagaaaACTAATGGTTCAACTTATTTAATATTATACAAATAATTCAGCCAACCATAGTATAAACTATGGAAATCCTAACAAAATCCATACTTTGTCATGAGAGCTACGTAATTTATCAACCACTACCCATTAACAGACTGTCTTTAAAGAATGAAAAGGTATCTTTTCCTCTTGAAAAAGAACGTCCTCTGTAGAAGAGGAAAGATGCTTGAGAGCTTTGGATGCTGGCAATCTAACAAAGGcaatgtctgtttttattttacctatACCCTATGATCATCCACTCACCCTAGTTAGGAGGAAGCTGGGGAAGTCCATATAGAGGACAGAATTGAGAGGGCTAAAGTAAATTGGGGGTGAAGGGATAAAACAACACCTTCATTTAGCCATGCCTTTTTCCTATTCTAATATGAACTTTAAGTctaaatttttttcctgataattttATCATATTGGCCAACTTTTCACATAACAGTTTGGAAAACAACAATGGTTAGCTGTATACACTTGAAATCAATCTCTATGCCTTGGTTTCTCCCCtgcaaaataaaggcaaaattgGACACAACAGTCCTTTCTTTCTAGTCCTAAAATTCTTTTATGATAGTCTCTAGAGCAGATGTTTCCAAACTTTCTAGGTTCCTGTTACCTTCATTGTCTTAGAAATTTTTTCACAATGGCCCAAGCCAAAAAATAACACTAATAATGGTTCCATTTATTAAGTAGTTAGtaaccatttgaaaaaaaaaaatctacataaattgaaaaaataaaacatttttacttcATTCTTACATAACCCCCATTAATTACTTTACGGAATGTATGTTCCTGTTAAGTATTGCACAATTTCTCAAATTTTGGAATCAGACTGAATATGACCAACCTCATTTCTTGTTCCACATTGATTTTTGTGCAGTACTTGAATTTTATCATCTCAATCCCCTCAAAACAACCTCAGAGATATGATGCCATGGGAAGGAATGTAGCACAATCTACTGCTGAAACTATAAACTATCTCAAGCTAAAAGTTAATGTGGCAACCAAGAAATGTCAAGTATATGccttgaaaatttaaattatccAACAGTATCTCTATAAGTTCACTGCAATGCCTGGTGTACACTCGTGCAGTTTAGGAACTGTGGCCTTGTAACAAGgtattatataatttaatggCTTTAAACTCAGACAGAACTGGGTTGGAAATCAGGACTGGGTTGCccactatgtgaccttgggcaactgaGTCCACCtcttgaactttcagtttctatgCCTGccaaataggaataataatgccAACTTCAGAGAACAGTTGTAAGGAATAATCAGATTATGCTTGCATATACTAAACACTTAACCAATGGTACCTATTAttaatgtatataaaacaaaacaagtcaTTTATAAAACTAAATTTCATAATTGGctgcataaagaaaaaataaaacattctaagCTGAAGCTAAATACCAAATCAGAATTTATAAACAAACCTTTAAGAGAAAAACCATAAAGTACTTAAACAAGAATACAGAGAACTACAATTTCCTCCAAAGGATGTCGTAATTTTGACACACATCACAACGAATGTCTGTAATAAGCATTAAACTGGCAACTCAGAGGGATATGCATAAAAAGGCATCCTCTAAGGGCTAATCATACTAGGAAAAATCAAGTCCTATAAACCATAATTTTTTGAAATGGCTCTAAGAATGGCCTTTAAAAAACACTTAAATTTGTTGAAAGTAAAACTCATTTGATTAGAGCAGACTTTTCCCTCAAGAGTATAAAAGGTCAATATCATACTTGTGCTAAAACTCCTATTTTCACAACGTGCTAAAAATTTAGCATTTTAATTCCACATGCACTCATGTGTCTTTTATCTGACAGGCATCTTTAATAAAATTTGTAAGACAAGAATATTCGTAAATGCTTGGTTCATGAAAGGATTTTTAAACACTATTTCATTTGATCCTCGGGTATTCTATTtactgaagaaactgaggcccacagaagTTAAGTGATTTACCCTGCAACCTACAGATCACACCCTACAACAATAAAATCTATGTTTCTAACTCGTTCTAGTATACCATCACATCTTCCCAAAAAGACCCAGTTCAAATGTTGTTAGCTGGACCAGTATTGCCTTATTACTATTACAAGCAGGCTGACCAACATCAAAGGCCTGACCATCTTTTCCCTGCACAGTAACAGCACTTCACTTGCAGAGATTTTTCATTCGCCAAGTGTCTTGAATGGCTAacattaattaataattattctcAGGTCACCTTATAACAGGAACCATTATTATCAGTCTTCTCTGCAAATAGTAATGGATGGCTGAGCTAAATGATTGCCTTCAACCCAGATTATTTCCCACGTTTTATTCAGCTGGTGGACCATTGTTCAACTCCAAATACAAAGGGAATAAGAAAGGTTTTAAAGAAAGGTATAAAACTTTCTTTCTAAAGAAAGGCATTAAACTGGCcctgacatttttttctcttccagtactAATATAAACCAAATTCAGTGaccaaaatattaaaaggaatggAGGGGCAAGTAATCTTGTGTACTACCCCAAATACAATGCCATCCCAGAAAGCCTATGCCTGTCTTTTGACTTAATCCAAGTAAATTCCAAAACAATTTACCAGCAATCCTTTTCCCCAAATTCCCACATTTGTCTCTTTGGTAAATACATTACTATCACTTTCCAAAATATCCTAACAGCAACTTACTATAGTCTACCTCACAATGACTATTTCCTTAAAAGTTGAATGCAAAAGCAATTCATGAATGAAATTACTACATTAGGAagcttaatttttaaaggaattctgCAGAAAGTCTGTATGTAATGTAATCACCTCCCTATTTTATACTATTcaaaaaattagttttttaaatacCAGGATTTGTTAAGGGTGGAGGGGATTTGGTAAAGAAAGAAGATACATGGCCTGTACTGTCACTGCTGTATTAATTTGAAACTTCGATagccataatttcattttctctccaGGTAGTATTTTGAAAAACTTCATACTTGGGCCCTTCCTAGCAACGTAAATATATTCCAAAAGAAACGTCTTCATTTCCATAGAGAATAGAAGAACGACCCTGCTTTCTTGGAAAGGAAGCAGCTATCTGTCTTGTGCAATACCCAGTCCACTTTGACCACCTAATacagacaaacacacacaaaaaagaaaaaacgaccTGTTTGGAAAACGTTTCTTCTCCAGCCAAAGGCTGTTCCCAGATAAAGGCAATGCTCAGAGTACAACAAAAAGCCCTTCTCTGAGGGAAGAAATGTTCCAGAAAACGAGAGGCTGGAATCGGGAATAGAGGGTGAGTGTATGTGCTCAGTGTGAGGACTGGAGGCAGCAGGCTCAGCGCTGAGATGCTCCAGCACAAGAAttaccagcagcagcagcagcagcagcagcagcaggaagtTTCAATGGGGCCGGGCAGAGCATGCGCCCTGCAGCCGCGCGGTGGCCTTATGTGGAACGAGCACCACTTGCGAACACCAATAATAGACCAGCGGCACCAGAGAGAGAAACATGAGCAACAAGCACCTTCTTCAACTGTTTCCCCCTCCGTCTGAGCCCCTCCTCCAGCCTACATACAAACCACCCCACCCTGCAAATGGGAGGGCGACTTCTTCTTCCCTTAAGCCCTACAGCCAAAATGAAGGGGGAAGGGAGTGGAAAAAGTAGAGAGATGCTTTTCTATTATTTGGGGGGGTAAGGGGAaggggggagagagaaggaaaactatgggggtgggagaaggaatTAATCCTCTCCCCTCCAAAGTGGAGAAAGCGAACCCACTTTGCCCCCCACTGCGAGAATGAAGGATACCCTccccagagagagaaacagacctCCCTACTCGGAAGGAGTTTGGGGGGTTAAATCGGCCCACGAAGGCAAGGGAAGAGGGACGAGAGCAGTCTCTCGGGGGAGTTCCCACCAGTGGGAGGGAGTTGGAGTGTCCGATGGCCTCCGCCCACCCAGGTGGAGGAGAGAAGTAGGCGCCCCAAGAAGATGGGCCCAGCCTCCCCCGAGATGGTGGAGAggatggtgggaggaggggagggagaaaggagaggaggagaaaagcGCAAAGCTGGCCGGAACCTGCGCTCCCCTTCCCCCGCCACCCAAAGGGAGAAGGGGTGGGGAACAAGCCCCCGCCACTGCAGCGCGGGGACAGAAGAGACAGAAGACAAGCACAATGACCCCTCCCCGTCCCCAGCCAACACCTAGCCCGCGACGCCCCCACCTTCGCTCCCGGCTTGGCCGGGTGGACCTAGGGGGCCCCCGCCCCGCCTCCCCCAAGCCCAGGACCCCGGGGACAGGGCGGAGAAGACTGGCACTGCGGAGCCTCGCCCCAGGGGGAGGACAGAGCCTCGAAGGCCCGGGATGTCCGTGAAGATCCGGGAGAAGGAACGCGCCAGGGCCGCTTACCGCCGGGCGTTCGGGCCCCTAGCTTACCTTCTCCGTTGCCCACGTCCGGCGGCGGCGCCTGCAGTACCCGCTCCAGCTCCGGGAACGGCAACTCAGGCAGGTCGAGCAGCGGCCCGTAGCGCTCCAAGAAGGAGCAGACTACGGCGAAGTTGGGGCATGAACCGGGGCAGCCCGGAGGAGCCATcgccgctgctgccgccgccgccgccgctactgctgccgccgccgccgccgccattttgaactggaggatggaggaggaggcGATGGGGGGGTAGGGGGAGTCGGGGTGCCGAGGAATGGTGGGGCAACCTTACGGACGAGAGGAGGCGCTATTGAGTTAACTCCCTTGCGTTCACAGCGTCTCAGGCACGCCGCCGCAATCCCACAATACAACGGCTGCCCGGAGCAGTCGAGAATCGAGTCAGACGAGGGAAAGAGAGGCACTCTGTGCCATTCACTTTCCGCCCTCCTTCGGTCTCCTTTCCTCACTCTACTTCACCCCTCCCACTCCGGGTTCGCCGCGGCCTCGTGTGACAGGAGGAATGAAAACAAGGGAAGAGGGTGGGGAGGCGGGCTGGAAGGTGGAGAGGCGG
This genomic stretch from Choloepus didactylus isolate mChoDid1 chromosome 6, mChoDid1.pri, whole genome shotgun sequence harbors:
- the LOC119538073 gene encoding probable ribosome biogenesis protein RLP24 is translated as MRIEKCYFCSGPIYPGHGMMFVRNDCKVFTFCKSKCHKNFKKKRNPRKVRWTKAFRKAAGKELTVDNSFEFEKCRNEPVKYQRELWNKTIDAMKRVEEIKQKRQAKFIMNRLKKNKELQKVQDIKEVKQNIHLIRAPLAGKGKQLEEKMVLQLQQDVDMEDIS